A window of Streptomyces armeniacus contains these coding sequences:
- a CDS encoding YebC/PmpR family DNA-binding transcriptional regulator has product MSGHSKWATTKHKKAVIDAKRGKLFAKLIKNVEVAARTGGADPDGNPTLYDAIQKAKKNSVPNKNIDSAVKRGAGLEAGGADYETIMYEGYGPNGVAVLIECLTDNRNRAASDVRVAMTRNGGSMADPGSVSYLFNRKGVVIVPKGELSEDDVLGAVLDAGVEDVNDLGENFEVISEATDLVAVRTALVDAGIDYESADNNFVPSVQVELDEEGARKIFKLIDALEDSDDVQNVFANFDVSDEVMAKVDA; this is encoded by the coding sequence GTGTCCGGCCACTCTAAGTGGGCAACCACCAAGCACAAGAAGGCCGTGATCGATGCCAAGCGCGGCAAGCTCTTCGCGAAGCTGATCAAGAACGTGGAGGTCGCGGCGCGTACGGGAGGTGCCGACCCCGACGGCAACCCCACGCTCTACGACGCGATCCAGAAGGCGAAGAAGAACTCGGTCCCGAACAAGAACATCGACAGCGCGGTCAAGCGCGGCGCCGGACTCGAGGCGGGCGGCGCCGACTACGAGACCATCATGTACGAGGGCTACGGCCCCAACGGTGTCGCCGTCCTGATCGAGTGCCTCACCGACAACCGGAACCGCGCCGCCTCCGACGTACGGGTCGCCATGACCCGTAACGGCGGCTCGATGGCCGACCCCGGCTCCGTCTCGTACCTCTTCAACCGCAAGGGCGTCGTCATCGTGCCCAAGGGCGAGCTGAGCGAGGACGACGTGCTGGGCGCCGTCCTCGACGCGGGCGTCGAGGACGTCAACGACCTCGGTGAGAACTTCGAGGTGATCAGCGAGGCCACCGACCTGGTCGCGGTCCGCACCGCCCTCGTCGACGCGGGCATCGACTACGAGTCGGCCGACAACAACTTCGTGCCCAGCGTGCAGGTCGAGCTGGACGAGGAAGGCGCGCGCAAGATCTTCAAGCTGATCGACGCGCTGGAGGACAGCGACGACGTGCAGAACGTCTTCGCCAACTTCGACGTCTCCGACGAGGTCATGGCGAAGGTCGACGCCTGA
- the ruvB gene encoding Holliday junction branch migration DNA helicase RuvB translates to MNWDDTTETAADGEERLVGSAADGEDQAVEAALRPKDLREFVGQAKVREQLDLVLRAARTRGAAADHVLLSGAPGLGKTTLSMIIAAEMAAPIRITSGPAIQHAGDLAAILSSLQDGEVLFLDEIHRMSRPAEEMLYMAMEDFRVDVIVGKGPGATAIPLELPPFTLVGATTRAGLLPPPLRDRFGFTAHMEFYEPAELEQVIHRSARLLDVETDAEGATEIAGRSRGTPRIANRLLRRVRDYAQVKADGVITREIASRALAVYEVDERGLDRLDRGVLTALLKLFGGGPVGLSTLAVAVGEERETVEEVAEPFLVREGLLARTPRGRVATPAAWAHLGLTPPQPPPGAPGGAGQQGLFGA, encoded by the coding sequence ATGAACTGGGACGACACCACCGAGACCGCCGCCGACGGCGAGGAGCGCCTCGTCGGCTCCGCCGCCGACGGCGAGGACCAGGCCGTCGAGGCGGCGCTGCGCCCGAAGGACCTGCGGGAGTTCGTCGGACAGGCCAAGGTCAGAGAGCAGCTGGACCTGGTGCTGCGGGCGGCCCGTACGCGCGGCGCCGCCGCCGACCACGTGCTGCTGTCCGGGGCGCCCGGGCTGGGAAAGACCACCCTGTCCATGATCATCGCGGCCGAGATGGCGGCGCCCATCCGCATCACCTCCGGCCCAGCCATCCAGCACGCCGGCGACCTCGCGGCGATCCTCTCCTCGCTGCAGGACGGCGAGGTCCTCTTCCTCGACGAGATCCACCGGATGTCCCGGCCTGCCGAGGAGATGCTGTACATGGCGATGGAGGACTTCCGCGTCGACGTGATCGTCGGCAAGGGCCCCGGCGCCACCGCCATCCCGCTGGAGCTGCCGCCGTTCACCCTGGTCGGCGCGACCACCCGGGCCGGGCTGCTGCCGCCGCCGCTGCGCGACCGCTTCGGCTTCACCGCGCACATGGAGTTCTACGAACCGGCCGAGCTCGAGCAGGTCATCCACCGCTCCGCCCGCCTGCTGGACGTCGAGACGGACGCCGAGGGCGCCACCGAGATCGCCGGCCGCTCGCGCGGCACCCCCCGTATCGCCAACCGCCTGCTGCGCCGCGTCCGCGACTACGCGCAGGTCAAGGCGGACGGCGTGATCACCCGCGAGATCGCGTCCCGGGCGCTGGCGGTGTACGAGGTGGACGAGCGCGGCCTCGACCGGCTCGACCGCGGGGTGCTGACCGCGCTGCTCAAGCTGTTCGGCGGCGGCCCCGTCGGGCTGTCCACGCTGGCCGTCGCGGTGGGGGAGGAGCGGGAGACCGTGGAGGAGGTCGCCGAGCCCTTCCTCGTACGGGAGGGTCTGCTGGCGCGCACTCCGCGTGGCCGCGTCGCCACTCCCGCCGCCTGGGCCCACCTGGGGCTCACGCCGCCGCAGCCGCCGCCGGGGGCGCCCGGGGGCGCGGGGCAGCAGGGTTTGTTCGGAGCGTGA
- the yajC gene encoding preprotein translocase subunit YajC has product MNIVTLLPFIVLIGAMFLMTRSAKKKQQKAAQMRDQMQPGTGVRTIGGMYATVKEIRDDAVLLEVAPGMHALYAKNAIGAVLEEDEFDRIINGEPVDLKSDDAPIVPDDVSELTAADEEAAGDGKIDLGKSPAADADRAEAEDHEDEDDEHDEDETDVRADAKTDADAEDETDGAKDDEAAEPKNAKRRGGSGSK; this is encoded by the coding sequence GTGAATATCGTGACTCTCCTCCCCTTCATCGTGCTCATCGGGGCCATGTTCCTGATGACCCGGTCCGCCAAGAAGAAGCAGCAGAAGGCCGCCCAGATGCGCGACCAGATGCAGCCCGGCACCGGTGTCAGGACGATCGGGGGCATGTACGCCACCGTCAAGGAGATCCGCGATGACGCGGTGCTTCTCGAGGTCGCTCCGGGCATGCACGCCCTCTACGCCAAGAACGCCATCGGCGCCGTCCTCGAGGAGGACGAGTTCGACCGCATCATCAACGGCGAGCCCGTCGACCTCAAGTCCGACGATGCCCCGATCGTGCCCGATGACGTGTCCGAGCTGACCGCCGCCGACGAAGAGGCGGCCGGGGATGGGAAGATCGACCTCGGCAAGTCCCCGGCGGCCGACGCGGATCGCGCGGAGGCCGAGGACCACGAGGACGAGGACGACGAGCACGACGAGGACGAGACCGACGTCCGGGCGGACGCGAAGACCGACGCGGACGCCGAGGACGAGACCGACGGGGCCAAGGACGACGAGGCTGCGGAGCCCAAGAACGCCAAGCGCCGAGGTGGCTCCGGCTCCAAGTAG
- a CDS encoding glycosyltransferase family 4 protein — protein sequence MRIGIVCPYSWDVPGGVQLHIRDLSEHLVREGHDVSVLAPSDDETPLPWYVVSAGRAVPVPYNGSVARLNFGFLSAARVRRWVHDGDFDVLHIHEPATPSLALLACWAAQGPIVATFHTSNPRSRAMIAAYPILQPALEKISARIAVSEYARRTFVEHLGGDAVVIPNGVDVGFFAEAAPKREWQDGTIGFIGRIDEPRKGLPVLIKALPRILEALPGTRLLVAGRGDEEEAVAGLPAELRGRVEFLGMVSDEDKARLLRSVDLYVAPNTGGESFGIILVEAMSSGAPVLASDLDAFAQVLDGGEAGQLFAGGDPDALADAAVGLLGDPARRAELRERGRRHVRRFDWSTVGADILSVYETVTDGATSVAPDERTGLRARFGLAARE from the coding sequence TTGAGGATCGGGATCGTCTGCCCGTACTCCTGGGACGTTCCCGGGGGCGTCCAGCTGCACATCCGCGACCTGTCGGAGCACCTCGTACGGGAGGGGCACGACGTCTCCGTGCTGGCGCCGTCCGACGACGAGACGCCGCTCCCGTGGTACGTGGTGTCCGCCGGCCGCGCCGTGCCCGTGCCGTACAACGGCTCGGTCGCGCGGCTCAACTTCGGCTTCCTGTCCGCCGCCCGCGTACGCCGCTGGGTGCACGACGGGGACTTCGACGTGCTGCACATCCACGAGCCCGCCACGCCGTCCCTGGCGCTGCTGGCCTGCTGGGCGGCGCAGGGCCCGATCGTCGCCACCTTCCACACCTCCAACCCGCGGTCGCGGGCGATGATCGCGGCGTACCCGATCCTGCAGCCCGCCCTGGAGAAGATCAGCGCGCGCATCGCGGTGAGCGAGTACGCCCGCCGCACGTTCGTCGAGCATCTGGGCGGCGACGCCGTGGTGATCCCGAACGGCGTCGACGTCGGCTTCTTCGCGGAGGCCGCGCCCAAGCGCGAGTGGCAGGACGGGACGATCGGCTTCATCGGCCGTATCGACGAGCCCCGCAAGGGACTTCCGGTACTGATCAAGGCACTCCCGCGGATTCTGGAGGCGCTGCCCGGCACGCGGCTGCTGGTGGCGGGGCGCGGCGACGAGGAGGAGGCCGTCGCCGGGCTGCCGGCCGAGCTGCGCGGCAGGGTGGAGTTCCTCGGCATGGTCAGCGACGAGGACAAGGCGCGGCTGCTGCGCAGCGTGGACCTGTACGTCGCGCCCAACACCGGCGGCGAGTCCTTCGGCATAATCCTGGTGGAGGCGATGTCCTCCGGCGCCCCGGTGCTCGCCAGCGACCTGGACGCGTTCGCGCAGGTGCTGGACGGCGGCGAGGCCGGCCAGCTGTTCGCGGGCGGCGACCCCGACGCCCTGGCCGACGCCGCCGTCGGACTGCTCGGCGACCCCGCGCGGCGCGCGGAGCTGCGCGAGCGCGGCCGGCGGCACGTGCGGCGCTTCGACTGGTCCACGGTCGGCGCGGACATCCTCTCCGTCTACGAGACCGTGACCGACGGCGCCACCTCCGTCGCCCCCGACGAACGCACCGGCCTGCGCGCCCGGTTCGGCCTGGCGGCACGGGAGTGA
- the ruvA gene encoding Holliday junction branch migration protein RuvA codes for MIAFVSGPVAALAPDTAVVEVGGVGMAVQCTPDTLSGLRVGQHAKLATSLVVREDSLTLYGFADDDERQTFELLQTASGVGPRLAQAMLAVHSPDALRRAVSLGDEKALTAVPGIGKKGAQKLLLELKDRLGEPLGTGIPQGARRPAATGPASWQEQLLSALLGLGYAAREAEEAVAAVAPQAEAAAADGGTPPVAQLLRAALQSLNRAR; via the coding sequence ATGATCGCCTTCGTCTCCGGGCCGGTCGCCGCCCTCGCCCCGGACACCGCCGTGGTCGAGGTCGGCGGCGTCGGCATGGCCGTCCAGTGCACCCCGGACACCCTCTCCGGGCTGCGCGTCGGCCAGCACGCCAAGCTCGCCACCTCGCTGGTCGTACGGGAGGACTCGCTCACGCTCTACGGCTTCGCGGACGACGACGAGCGGCAGACGTTCGAACTCCTCCAGACCGCCAGCGGCGTGGGGCCCCGGCTCGCCCAGGCCATGCTGGCCGTGCACAGCCCGGACGCGCTGCGGCGCGCGGTCTCCCTGGGCGACGAGAAGGCGCTGACCGCCGTGCCGGGCATCGGCAAGAAGGGCGCGCAGAAGCTGCTGCTGGAGCTCAAGGACCGGCTCGGCGAGCCGCTGGGCACCGGCATCCCGCAGGGCGCGCGCCGCCCCGCCGCCACCGGCCCCGCCTCGTGGCAGGAGCAGCTGCTGTCCGCCCTGCTCGGGCTGGGGTACGCGGCGCGCGAGGCCGAGGAGGCCGTGGCCGCCGTCGCGCCGCAGGCGGAGGCGGCCGCCGCCGACGGGGGCACGCCTCCGGTCGCCCAACTCCTGCGCGCCGCGCTCCAGTCGCTGAACCGCGCGCGCTGA
- the secD gene encoding protein translocase subunit SecD, giving the protein MAAPKKGRRPTGAQGKPGRSLLVLLLVIVALGGGMLLSGNNTPRLGIDLAGGTSITLTARNQPGEADAINQTNMNTAVGIIERRVNGLGVSEAEVRTQGDENIVVNIPKGTNEKQAREQVGTTAQLNFRPVLTYAQDQPKPKPSDSGKKQDGGKKGAGDEKATSTPSPDGGTPQGRAVTDGLKAATDGKKAPKPTPTGSGNASEPPAPAPTPTAPAPEGVPASLQKQFESLDCSTKEARAKASREAAQRKDGQPVVTCDGEQPIKYVLGPVAVEGKNVSDANAALDQTRGQGWIVQMSFDDKGSKAFGNITSELAQKQQPQNQFAIVLDGEVVSAPSVSERLVGDAEISGNFNQQSAEDLANILSYGALPLTFEEGNVTTISPTLGAEQLKAGLIAGGIGLALVVVYLVFYYRLLGLVAVSSLVVAAILTYTIMTLLGTAIGFALSLPAICGAIVAIGITADSFIVYFERVRDEIREGRTVRPAIARAWPHARRTIVVSDVVSVIAAVVLFIVSIGSVQGFAFVLGLTTVVDLAIVFLLTKPMMMILGRKKMFANGHPWSGLDPKRLGSRPPLRGRRRPAAGSSETKEA; this is encoded by the coding sequence GTGGCAGCACCGAAGAAGGGCCGCAGGCCCACAGGTGCCCAGGGGAAGCCGGGGCGCTCCCTGCTGGTTCTGTTGCTCGTCATTGTTGCGCTCGGCGGGGGAATGCTCCTCTCCGGGAACAACACGCCCCGCCTTGGCATCGACCTTGCGGGCGGCACGAGCATCACACTCACGGCCCGGAACCAGCCGGGCGAGGCCGACGCGATCAACCAGACGAACATGAACACGGCCGTCGGCATCATCGAGCGGCGTGTGAACGGTCTCGGTGTCTCGGAGGCGGAGGTCCGGACCCAGGGCGACGAGAACATCGTCGTCAACATCCCCAAGGGCACCAACGAGAAGCAGGCGCGGGAGCAGGTCGGCACGACGGCCCAGCTGAACTTCCGGCCCGTACTGACCTACGCGCAGGACCAGCCCAAGCCCAAGCCCAGCGACTCCGGGAAGAAGCAGGACGGCGGGAAGAAGGGCGCGGGTGACGAGAAGGCCACTTCCACCCCCTCGCCGGACGGCGGCACCCCCCAGGGCCGCGCTGTCACGGACGGCCTGAAGGCAGCCACGGACGGCAAGAAGGCGCCGAAGCCGACCCCCACGGGCTCCGGCAACGCGTCCGAACCGCCCGCCCCGGCTCCCACTCCGACCGCTCCCGCGCCCGAGGGCGTGCCGGCCAGCCTGCAGAAGCAGTTCGAGAGTCTCGACTGCTCCACCAAGGAGGCCCGGGCCAAGGCCAGTCGTGAGGCGGCGCAGCGCAAGGACGGCCAGCCCGTGGTCACTTGTGACGGCGAGCAGCCGATCAAGTACGTGCTCGGGCCGGTCGCCGTGGAGGGCAAGAACGTCAGCGACGCCAACGCCGCCCTCGACCAGACCCGCGGCCAGGGCTGGATCGTCCAGATGTCGTTCGACGACAAGGGCAGCAAGGCGTTCGGCAACATCACCAGCGAGCTCGCCCAGAAGCAGCAGCCGCAGAACCAGTTCGCGATCGTCCTGGACGGCGAGGTCGTCTCCGCCCCCAGTGTCAGCGAGCGGCTCGTCGGCGACGCCGAGATCTCCGGGAACTTCAACCAGCAGTCCGCCGAGGACCTGGCCAACATCCTGTCGTACGGCGCGCTGCCGCTCACCTTCGAAGAGGGCAACGTCACCACCATCTCGCCCACGCTGGGTGCCGAGCAGCTGAAGGCCGGGCTCATCGCGGGCGGCATCGGGCTGGCGCTCGTGGTCGTGTATCTGGTCTTCTACTACCGGCTGCTCGGTCTGGTCGCCGTCTCCAGCCTGGTGGTCGCCGCCATCCTGACGTATACGATCATGACCCTGCTGGGCACCGCCATCGGCTTCGCGCTGAGTCTCCCGGCCATCTGCGGGGCCATCGTGGCCATCGGAATCACTGCGGACTCGTTCATCGTCTACTTCGAGAGAGTGAGAGACGAGATCCGCGAAGGGCGCACGGTGCGGCCCGCCATCGCGCGGGCCTGGCCGCACGCCCGCCGGACCATCGTGGTCTCCGACGTGGTCTCCGTCATCGCCGCCGTGGTGCTGTTCATCGTGTCCATCGGATCGGTGCAGGGCTTCGCCTTCGTGCTGGGCCTGACGACGGTGGTGGACCTGGCGATCGTCTTCCTGCTGACGAAACCGATGATGATGATCCTGGGGCGCAAGAAGATGTTCGCCAACGGTCATCCATGGTCCGGACTCGACCCCAAGCGGCTCGGATCCCGGCCTCCGCTGCGCGGCCGCCGCCGTCCGGCAGCCGGCTCCTCCGAGACGAAGGAGGCCTGA
- the ruvC gene encoding crossover junction endodeoxyribonuclease RuvC, whose amino-acid sequence MRVLGVDPGLTRCGIGVVEGAAGRPLRMTAVGVVRTTADADIAERLVLIERGMDEWLDTYRPEVVAVERVFSQHNVSTVMGTAQASAVAMLCAARRGLPVALHTPSEVKAAVTGTGRAGKAQVGAMVTRLLRLDAPPRPADAADALALAICHIWRAPALNRLQQAHAAVANGPRPGGRPATAGRKPGGTPSANPGTPSGTPGSPKGRTP is encoded by the coding sequence GTGCGCGTGCTGGGTGTTGACCCCGGGCTGACCCGCTGCGGCATCGGCGTCGTCGAGGGCGCCGCCGGGCGTCCGCTGCGGATGACGGCGGTCGGCGTCGTGCGGACGACCGCGGACGCCGACATCGCCGAGCGCCTCGTCCTCATCGAGCGCGGCATGGACGAGTGGCTGGACACGTACCGGCCCGAAGTCGTCGCCGTGGAGCGGGTGTTCAGCCAGCACAACGTCAGCACCGTGATGGGCACGGCGCAGGCCAGCGCCGTCGCCATGCTGTGCGCGGCGCGCCGCGGGCTGCCCGTCGCGCTGCACACGCCCAGCGAGGTCAAGGCCGCCGTGACGGGCACGGGCCGGGCCGGCAAGGCCCAGGTCGGCGCCATGGTGACGCGGCTGCTGCGGCTCGACGCGCCGCCCCGGCCCGCCGACGCGGCCGACGCGCTGGCCCTGGCCATCTGCCACATCTGGCGCGCCCCCGCGCTCAACCGGCTCCAGCAGGCGCACGCCGCCGTCGCCAACGGGCCCCGCCCCGGCGGGAGACCGGCCACAGCGGGCCGGAAACCCGGGGGCACCCCGAGCGCGAACCCAGGCACCCCGAGCGGGACTCCAGGCTCACCGAAAGGCCGTACCCCATGA
- a CDS encoding adenine phosphoribosyltransferase, whose product MSDGVRELLLSRIRDVADYPKPGVMFKDITPLLADPEAFSALTDTLAALCVRHGATKVVGLEARGFILAAPAAVRAGLGFIPVRKAGKLPGATLSQSYELEYGTAEMEVHAEDVSDADRVLVIDDVLATGGTAEASLQLVRRAGAQVAGVAVLLELGFLGGRARLEPALKDAPLEALVTV is encoded by the coding sequence GTGTCCGACGGCGTACGCGAGCTGCTGCTCAGCCGTATCCGTGACGTGGCGGACTACCCGAAGCCGGGCGTGATGTTCAAGGACATCACGCCGCTGCTCGCCGACCCGGAGGCGTTCTCCGCGCTCACGGACACCCTGGCGGCGCTCTGCGTACGGCACGGCGCGACCAAGGTCGTCGGCCTGGAGGCGCGCGGCTTCATCCTGGCCGCGCCGGCCGCCGTCCGCGCGGGCCTCGGCTTCATCCCCGTACGCAAGGCGGGCAAGCTGCCGGGCGCGACGCTCTCGCAGTCGTACGAGCTCGAGTACGGCACCGCCGAGATGGAGGTGCACGCCGAGGACGTCAGCGACGCCGACCGGGTCCTGGTCATCGACGACGTGCTCGCCACCGGCGGCACCGCCGAGGCGTCCCTGCAGCTCGTCCGGCGCGCGGGGGCGCAGGTCGCGGGCGTCGCGGTGCTGCTGGAGCTCGGTTTCCTGGGCGGCCGCGCCCGGCTGGAGCCCGCGCTGAAGGACGCACCGCTGGAAGCACTGGTCACGGTCTGA
- the pdxS gene encoding pyridoxal 5'-phosphate synthase lyase subunit PdxS, translating to MSSTSPASSQAAPGSTPETGTARVKRGMAEQLKGGVIMDVVTPEEAKIAEDAGAVAVMALERVPADIRKDGGVARMSDPDMIDGIIGAVSIPVMAKSRIGHFVEAQLLQALGVDYIDESEVLTPADEVNHSDKWSFTTPFVCGATNLGEALRRISEGAAMIRSKGEAGTGNVVEAVRHMRQIKAEIGRLKTLDNHELYAAAKELRAPYELVREVAELGKLPVVLFSAGGVATPADAALMRQLGAEGVFVGSGIFKSGDPAKRAAAIVKATTFYDDPKVIADASRGLGEAMVGINCDTLPESERYASRGW from the coding sequence GTGTCCAGCACTTCCCCTGCCTCGTCCCAGGCCGCTCCCGGCAGCACCCCCGAGACGGGCACCGCGCGCGTCAAGCGCGGCATGGCCGAGCAGCTCAAGGGCGGCGTGATCATGGACGTCGTCACGCCGGAGGAGGCGAAGATCGCCGAGGACGCCGGCGCCGTCGCGGTCATGGCGCTGGAGCGGGTCCCGGCCGACATCCGCAAGGACGGCGGCGTCGCGCGCATGTCCGACCCCGACATGATCGACGGGATCATCGGGGCCGTCTCGATCCCGGTGATGGCCAAGTCCCGGATCGGCCACTTCGTCGAGGCGCAGCTGCTCCAGGCGCTGGGCGTCGACTACATCGACGAGTCCGAGGTGCTGACCCCGGCCGACGAGGTCAACCACAGCGACAAGTGGTCCTTCACCACCCCGTTCGTCTGCGGCGCCACCAACCTCGGCGAGGCCCTGCGGCGGATCTCCGAGGGCGCGGCCATGATCCGTTCCAAGGGCGAGGCCGGTACGGGGAACGTTGTCGAGGCCGTCCGCCACATGCGGCAGATCAAGGCCGAGATCGGCCGGCTCAAGACGCTGGACAACCACGAGCTGTACGCCGCCGCCAAGGAGCTGCGCGCCCCGTACGAGCTGGTCCGCGAGGTCGCCGAGCTGGGCAAGCTGCCCGTCGTGCTGTTCTCCGCGGGCGGCGTCGCCACCCCCGCCGACGCCGCGCTGATGCGGCAGCTGGGCGCGGAGGGCGTGTTCGTCGGCTCGGGCATCTTCAAGTCCGGTGACCCGGCGAAGCGTGCCGCCGCCATCGTGAAGGCCACCACCTTCTACGACGACCCCAAGGTCATCGCGGACGCGTCGCGCGGCCTCGGCGAGGCCATGGTCGGCATCAACTGCGACACCCTGCCGGAGTCCGAGCGGTACGCCTCGCGCGGCTGGTGA
- the secF gene encoding protein translocase subunit SecF, which produces MSRLGTLGAKLYRGETSYDFVGKRKLWYGITLCFVIVSLLGLGFRGLYMGIEFQGGAVFTTPPTKVSQEDARQVAEDTSGRDARVQELGSGALRIQVTDLETEESGETRDALAKELGVSSQKVNAELVGPSWGDQMTDKAIQGLIVFLVLVSVYLALAFEWRMAVAALVALLHDLAVTVGVYALVGFEVTPGTVVGMLTILGYSLYDTVVVFDKVKEKTKNVTKQDRHTYGELANLGINATVVRSVNTSVVALLPVAALLFIGSGLLAGGMLKDIALSLFIGLTAGTFSSIMIATPVTTDLKLREPKIRDHDRRVRARRAKAAARGEPEPEDDTAAGEAADDDPDEPEDAGVPAAAAVGSQRSERSQRQQRQQPATRNRGRGRPSGKRR; this is translated from the coding sequence ATGTCCCGACTCGGCACACTCGGCGCGAAGCTGTACCGCGGAGAGACGAGCTACGACTTCGTAGGCAAGCGGAAGCTCTGGTACGGCATCACGCTCTGTTTCGTGATCGTCTCCCTGCTCGGGCTCGGCTTCCGCGGGCTCTACATGGGCATCGAGTTCCAGGGCGGAGCCGTGTTCACCACGCCGCCGACCAAGGTGTCGCAGGAGGACGCGCGGCAGGTCGCCGAGGACACCTCCGGGCGCGACGCCCGCGTCCAGGAGCTGGGCAGCGGGGCCCTCCGCATCCAGGTCACCGACCTGGAGACGGAGGAGTCCGGAGAGACCCGCGACGCGCTGGCGAAAGAGCTCGGCGTGAGCTCCCAGAAGGTCAACGCGGAACTGGTCGGGCCCAGTTGGGGCGACCAGATGACGGACAAGGCCATCCAGGGACTGATCGTCTTCCTGGTCCTGGTGAGTGTCTATCTCGCCCTCGCCTTCGAGTGGCGGATGGCGGTGGCGGCCCTGGTCGCGCTCCTCCACGACCTGGCGGTCACCGTCGGCGTCTACGCGCTGGTCGGCTTCGAAGTGACCCCCGGCACCGTGGTGGGCATGCTGACCATCCTCGGGTACTCGCTGTACGACACCGTGGTCGTCTTCGACAAGGTCAAGGAGAAGACCAAGAACGTCACCAAGCAGGACCGCCACACCTACGGAGAGCTGGCCAACCTCGGCATCAACGCCACGGTCGTCCGTTCCGTCAACACCTCGGTGGTGGCCCTGCTGCCGGTGGCCGCGCTGCTGTTCATCGGCAGCGGCCTGCTCGCCGGAGGCATGCTCAAGGACATCGCGCTGTCGCTGTTCATCGGTCTCACCGCGGGGACGTTCTCCTCGATCATGATCGCCACTCCGGTCACCACCGACCTGAAGCTGCGCGAGCCCAAGATCAGGGACCACGACCGCCGGGTGCGGGCCCGCCGCGCCAAGGCCGCGGCCCGCGGCGAGCCGGAGCCGGAGGACGACACGGCGGCCGGAGAGGCCGCTGACGACGACCCGGACGAACCTGAGGACGCAGGCGTGCCGGCGGCCGCCGCCGTCGGTTCCCAGCGGTCGGAACGTTCCCAGCGGCAGCAGCGTCAGCAGCCCGCCACCCGTAACCGCGGCCGAGGCCGCCCGTCCGGCAAGCGGAGGTAG
- the pdxT gene encoding pyridoxal 5'-phosphate synthase glutaminase subunit PdxT gives MSNPVIGVLALQGDVREHFAALAGAGAEARTVRRPEELAAVDGLVIPGGESTTISKLATAFGLLEPLRERVRAGMPAYGSCAGMIMLADKILDPRSGQETVGGIDMIVRRNAFGRQNESFEASLDMADVEGGPVEGVFIRAPWVESTGAGVRILARYDGHPVAVRQGRLLATSFHPELTGDHRVHGAFVQMVRAEG, from the coding sequence GTGAGCAACCCCGTAATCGGCGTCCTGGCGCTTCAGGGCGACGTCCGTGAGCACTTCGCCGCGCTCGCGGGCGCCGGCGCGGAAGCGCGTACGGTGCGCCGCCCCGAGGAGCTGGCGGCGGTCGACGGGCTGGTCATACCCGGCGGCGAGTCCACCACCATCTCCAAGCTGGCCACGGCCTTCGGGCTGCTGGAGCCGCTGCGCGAGCGGGTACGGGCGGGCATGCCCGCGTACGGCTCCTGCGCGGGCATGATCATGCTCGCGGACAAGATCCTCGACCCCCGCTCCGGCCAGGAGACGGTCGGCGGCATCGACATGATCGTGCGCCGGAACGCGTTCGGGCGGCAGAACGAGTCGTTCGAGGCGTCCCTCGACATGGCGGACGTCGAGGGCGGCCCGGTCGAGGGCGTGTTCATCCGCGCACCGTGGGTGGAGTCGACGGGCGCGGGGGTGCGTATCCTCGCGCGGTACGACGGCCATCCGGTCGCCGTACGCCAGGGCCGGCTGCTCGCCACGTCCTTCCACCCCGAACTGACCGGTGACCACCGGGTGCACGGGGCGTTTGTCCAGATGGTGCGCGCGGAGGGCTGA